The Panthera uncia isolate 11264 chromosome C1 unlocalized genomic scaffold, Puncia_PCG_1.0 HiC_scaffold_3, whole genome shotgun sequence genome includes a region encoding these proteins:
- the CFAP65 gene encoding cilia- and flagella-associated protein 65: MLIQAAPSPLTRTRDSGDYTMNSGSCLSTSTMAIPTITGSSAALSACSSSNTSAHPASFTGTQICIPKKQDKVKKRVIWGIEVAEELQWKGWALGKEVTKNLTLKNLSLKIQKMKYRSPKTKFFFTVIPQPILLSPGITFTLPIIFRPLEEKEYVDQLWFEKAEGMFCVDLRATLPCHSLTCPRSLQLPTCAVGDMTEAWFCLENVGDLPTFFTWEFPSPFQILPTTGLLEPGQASCIKVTFHPLMATIYEVQATCWYGEGSKQKRSIQLQAVAKCAQLLVSIKQKRPEDRDAEGFQKVLHFGSVAVGCTAERQIKLYNPSMVSAPFRIEVAPDMLAKDHTFSCPTTNGIVPPGEKKFVSVFFHPETLDIRTIDYLSIMPSGCASHTLLKVVGFCRGPEVSLQHCCVNFGWVNLGETLEQTLWVENKSDCTAYFQFAIDCQESVFDIRPAFGTLVGKARMTLHCSFQPTHPTIYSRRVACLIHHQDPLFLDLIGTCHSDSTKPAILRPQHLAWYRTHLARGLTLYPPDILGTMLREKKLEQDKNGALLIPTEAPENVSAPQYPLISPMNEYFFDGTSDIAIFPPPVSIEPTDADFGACPGPGDPKPVPLCLMNHTKGKITVVWTRRSDCPFWVTPDTCDVPPLKSMAMRLHFHPPYPNCLYAVELEAFAVYKVLQNYHNIEEDCTVCPSWCLTLRTRGHSYFAALEPHIPQYSLDAPKLFPAVSPSEPSYRSLLLINKGSMLLTFNLAPQSSSDISLRPSSGLVAPGAHQIFLICTYPKGNAWKQHIFYLQFNFCPQYIKEVSMQSREEPLHLKLDTCKSVFFKPTWVGSSSSSLFTFRNPSRLPLEFEWRVSQQHRKMLAVHPTRGLIQPSESLTVTWTFSPLKETKYLFRVGMWVWEAGLPPDTKPPATTHYMLRLVGMGITSRLSAKEKELDFGNLLVNSKQSRLLVLLNDGNCTLYYRLFLEQCSPEVMDDSPLALQMDRTEGRMPPRSQDTICLSACPNRRSQYSWIISYSLLSHRDNKAGEKQELCHVFLTAVYPLLSILDVCSMGSAEGITRKHLWRLFSLDRLNSYLERDPTPEELTYKVPTRHSTSQIPTVFTPLKLDFNFGAAPIEARPSVVLLALKNIGAVPLDWAFLFPSDQQIDLELWAEQAEFDCTELHQMRVQDNCIFSISPKAGSLGPGQEQMVEFKYSHLFIGTDRLPVLFKVSYGREILLNFIGVTVKLEQKYVHFTSTSHLFIPVPIDDTLPPRQIYELYNGGSVPVTYEIQTNILSQVQEKNFDHPIFSCLNPQGEIQPGSTAQVLWIFSPIEAKTYTVDVPIHILGWNSAIIRFQGVGYDPHVMGDTAPFHNISSWDNNSIHSRLMVPGQNVFLSRSHISLGNIPVQSKCRRLLFLNNISKNETIVFEWQLKPLDFGEVSVSPMRGKVAPEETIPFVVTLQTSVHASFYSIDLVCKVHQQELLNQYHKELQEWKSEEVRQKVEFTITDKKVKRRAYCTACEPVKYKTLPPIKNQQPLNRPASWNLKISKEEPSWLCPQLPSPGILCLGLTARAHATDYFLANFFSDFPRHFLHRELPKRKCPRKELAASEEESPDKWAPVSKQEKQLLVDCLTAIIRGLLEDKIFHEAVDQNLVEKIPYFCQFWSEQSAKFMAQNNSLHLAPVLCPSSSSWEEDKGKEQEEDELSLGKKEMEEEGEKSEEEEEELEEEEEEQEELEEVKETGKKELEAEELEKEEKLPWMAIEPTRQRMSQESLKWRWQQQLKVIVKEEQEQDEKEAISRLPAFANLQEALLENMIQNILVEASRGEVVLTSRPRVIALPPFSVSRIVTPDLLAEPPLGLHQAEVPRPVAPPPTNTLQMSAPRPTDLLL, translated from the exons GTCCCCCAAGACCAAGTTCTTCTTCACAGTCATCCCCCAGCCCATCTTGCTGAGCCCGGGCATAACCTTCACGCTCCCCATTATTTTTCGGCCTCTGGAGGAG AAGGAGTACGTGGACCAGCTGTGGTTTGAGAAAGCAGAGGGGATGTTCTGTGTGGACCTGAGGGCCACCCTGCCTTGCCACAGTCTGACCTGCCCACGATCCTTGCAGTTGCCCACTTGTGCCGTGGGGGACATGACTGAGGCCTGGTTCTGCCTGGAAAATGTGGG GGACTTGCCCACCTTCTTCACCTGGGAGTTCCCCAGCCCGTTCCAGATACTGCCCACCACGGGGCTGCTGGAGCCAGGCCAGGCCTCTTGCATCAAGGTGACCTTTCATCCCCTTATGGCCACCATCTATGAAGTTCAGGCCACATGCTGGTATGGAGAAGGCAGCAAGCAGAAAAGAAGCATCCAGCTGCAGGCCGTGG CCAAATGTGCCCAGCTGCTGGTGAGCATAAAGCAGAAGCGACCAGAGGACCGGGATGCTGAAGGTTTCCAGAAAGTGTTGCACTTCGGCTCTGTTGCTGTGGGCTGCACTGCTGAGAGACAGATCAAGCTCTATAACCCTTCCATG GTGAGCGCCCCCTTCAGGATCGAAGTGGCCCCAGACATGCTGGCCAAAGATCACACCTTCTCCTGCCCCACTACCAATGGCATTGTGCCTCCGGGAGAGAAGAAATTCGTGTCGGTGTTCTTTCACCCCGAGACCTTGGACATCAGAACTATTGACTACTTGTCCATCATGCCCTCTGGCTGTGCCTCCCACACATTGCTCAAAGTCGTCGGTTTCTGTAGAG GCCCTGAGGTGTCCCTGCAGCACTGCTGCGTCAACTTCGGCTGGGTCAACCTCGGGGAGACCTTGGAGCAGACCCTGTGGGTTGAGAACAAGTCAGACTGCACAGCCTACTTCCAGTTTGCCATTGACTGCCAAGAGAGTGTCTTCGACATCAGACCTGCCTTTGGGACCCTGGTGGGCAAGGCCCGCATGACCTTGCACTGTAGCTTCCAGCCCACTCACCCCACCATCTACTCTCGGCGAGTGGCCTGTCTCATCCACCACCAG GACCCACTCTTCCTGGACCTGATTGGGACCTGCCACTCGGACAGCACCAAGCCAGCCATCCTGAGACCTCAGCACCTTGCTTGGTACCGCACACACCTGGCGCGGGGCCTGACGCTCTACCCTCCGGACATCCTGGGCACCATGCTGAGGGAGAAGAAGCTGGAGCAGGATAAGAATGGGGCCCTCCTGATTCCTACTGAG GCCCCGGAGAACGTGTCAGCCCCACAGTATCCTCTGATCTCCCCCATGAATGAGTACTTCTTCGATGGTACCAGCGACATAGCCATCTTCCCTCcacctgtcagcatagagcccactgaTGCGGATTTCGGTGCCTGCCCTGGGCCCGGGGACCCCAAACCTGTCCCCCTGTGCCTGATGAACCACACCAAAGGCAAGATCACAGTGGTCTGGACACGGAGGTCTGACTGCCCCTTCTGGGTGACCCCAGACACCTGTGATGTGCCCCCACTCAAGTCCATGGCCATGCGCCTGCACTTCCATCCGCCTTACCCTAACTGCCTGTACGCTGTGGAGCTGGAGGCCTTCGCTGTCTATAAG GTCCTCCAGAACTACCATAACATCGAGGAGGACTGTACCGTGTGCCCCTCCTGGTGCCTGACCCTCCGCACACGAGGCCATAGCTATTTTGCTGCCTTGGAGCCCCACATCCCTCAATATTCTCTGGACGCCCCCAAG CTCTTTCCTGCAGTGTCCCCCAGCGAACCCTCCTACCGCAGCCTGCTCTTGATCAAcaaaggctccatgctgttgacCTTCAACCTGGCCCCCCAAAGCAGCTCAGACATCTCCTTGCGGCCCAGTTCAGGCCTTGTGGCCCCGGGAGCCCACCAGATCTTCCTCATCTGTACCTACCCGAAGGGCAACGCTTGGAAGCAACACATTTTCTACTTGCAGTTCAACTTTTGTCCCCAGTATATCAAG GAGGTAAGCATGCAGAGCCGGGAGGAGCCCCTACATCTGAAGCTGGACACCTGTAAGAGCGTGTTCTTCAAGCCCACCTGGGTGGGCTCCTCCTCCAGCAGCCTCTTCACCTTCCGCAACCCCTCGCGTCTGCCGCTGGAGTTTGAATGGAGGGTTTCCCAGCAACACCGGAAGATGCTGGCCGTCCATCCCACTAGGGGACTTATCCAGCCCAGTGAGAGCCTT ACAGTGACGTGGACCTTCAGCCCGCTGAAGGAGACCAAGTACCTGTTCCGAGTGGGGATGTGGGTCTGGGAAGCCGGTCTGCCCCCAGACACCAAGCCCCCCGCTACCACCCACTACATGCTCCGGCTGGTGGGCATGGGCATCACCAGCAGGCTCTCT gcaaaggaaaaggAGCTGGATTTCGGGAACCTGCTGGTGAACAGCAAGCAGTCCAGGTTGCTGGTGCTTCTGAACGACGGCAACTGCACCCTATATTATCGCCTGTTCCTGGAGCAGTGTAGCCCTGAGGTCATGGACGACAGCCCACTTG CTTTGCAAATGGACCGTACAGAGGGCAGAATGCCACCCCGGTCCCAGGACACCATCTGCTTGTCGGCATGTCCCAACCGCCGGTCCCAGTACTCCTGGATTATCAGCTACTCCCTCCTCTCACACAGAG ATAACAaggctggggagaagcaggagcTGTGTCACGTCTTCTTGACGGCTGTGTACCCCTTACTCTCCATCCTGGACGTCTGCTCCATGGGCAGCGCTGAGGGCATCACCCGGAAGCACCTGTGGCGCCTCTTCTCCCTGGACAGGCTCAACAGTTACTTGGAGCGCGACCCTACCCCCGAGGAGCTCACCTATAAGGTGCCTACCCGGCACAG CACAAGCCAGATCCCCACCGTCTTCACCCCTCTGAAGCTCGACTTCAATTTTGGAGCAGCACCGATAGAGGCCCGGCCCTCTGTGGTGCTCCTGGCCCTGAAGAACATTGGAGCAGTACCCCTGGACTG GGCGTTCCTCTTTCCAAGTGACCAGCAGATTGACCTGGAGCTGTGGGCAGAGCAAGCAGAGTTTGACTGCACTGAGCTGCACCAAATGCGTGTACAGGACAACTGCATATTCTCCATCAGCCCCAAGGCTGGGAGCCTAGGTCCTGGGCAAGAGCAGATGGTGGAGTTCAAATACAG CCACCTGTTCATCGGCACTGATCGCCTCCCAGTGCTCTTCAAGGTGTCCTATGGCCGTGAGATCCTG CTAAATTTCATAGGTGTGACAGTGAAGCTGGAGCAAAAGTACGTGCACTTCACCTCCACTAGCCACCTGTTCATCCCTGTCCCCATCGACGACACACTGCCCCCAAGGCAG ATTTATGAGCTGTATAACGGTGGCTCAGTGCCTGTGACATATGAGATCCAGACCAACATCCTGTCACAGGTTCAGGAAAAGAATTTTGATCACCCTATCTTCAGCTGCCTCAACCCCCAAGGGGAGATCCAGCCAGGCTCAACGGCTCAGGTCTTGTGGATCTTCTCACCGATTGAGGCCAAGACCTACACA GTGGATGTGCCCATACATATCCTAGGATGGAACTCAGCCATCATCCGCTTCCAGGGAGTGGGCTATGACCCCCATGTCATGGGGGACACAGCCCCCTTCCACAACATCTCCTCTTGGGACAACAACTCCATACATTCTAGGCTGATGGTTCCTGGACAG AATGTCTTCCTGTCCCGGTCTCATATCTCTCTGGGAAACATTCCTGTGCAGAGCAAGTGCCGCCGCCTTCTGTTCCTCAACAACATCTCTAAGAATGAGACCATTGTCTTTGAGTGGCAGCTGAAGCCTCTAGACTTTGGGGAG GTGTCTGTGAGTCCCATGAGAGGGAAGGTGGCTCCTGAAGAGACAATCCCATTTGTGGTGACCCTGCAGACCTCAGTGCATGCCAGCTTCTACAGCATAGACCTAGTGTGCAAG GTGCACCAGCAGGAGCTCCTGAATCAGTACCATAAGGAGCTACAAGAGTGGAAGAGTGAGGAGGTGCGGCAGAAAGTGGAATTCACCATCACAGATAAGAAAGTAAAG AGAAGGGCATATTGTACAGCCTGTGAACCTGTGAAGTACAAG ACGCTGCCCCCCATCAAGAATCAGCAGCCTCTCAACCGGCCTGCCAGCTGGAACCTTAAGATCTCAAAGGAGGAGCCATCCTGGCTGTGTCCCCAGCTGCCCTCGCCAGGCATACTGTGCTTGGGCCTCACTGCCCGTGCACACGCCACCGACTACTTCCTGGCCAACTTCTTCTCCGACTTTCCCCGCCACTTCTTACACCG GGAGCTGCCAAAGAGAAAATGCCCCAGGAAGGAGTTGGCAGCTTCTGAGGAAGAATCCCCTGACAAGTGGGCCCCTGTCTCCAAGCAGGAGAAGCAACTCCTGGTTGACTGTCTCACCGCCATCATCAG GGGTCTGCTAGAAGACAAGATCTTCCATGAGGCCGTGGACCAAAACCTGGTGGAGAAGATACCTTACTTCTGCCAGTTCTGGAGTGAGCAGTCAGCCAAGTTCATGGCCCAAAACAACAGCCTACACTTAGCGCCAGTCCTGTGTCCATCCTCCAGCAGCTGGGAGGAAGACAAAGgcaaggagcaggaggaggacgAACTGAGcctggggaagaaagaaatggaagaagagggggagaagagcgaagaggaggaggaagagctggaggaggaagaagaggaacaaGAGGAGCTGGAAGAGGTGAAGGAGACAGGCAAGAaggagctggaggcagaggagctagagaaggaagagaagttgCCCTGGATGGCGATTGAGCCCACACGGCAGCGCATGTCCCAGGAATCCCTGAAATGGCGGTGGCAGCAGCAGCTGAAGGTCATAGTGAAGGAGGAGCAAGAGCAGGATGAGAAGGAGGCGATCAGCCG TCTCCCGGCGTTCGCCAACCTGCAGGAGGCGCTGCTGGAGAACATGATCCAGAACATCCTGGTGGAAGCGAGCCGCGGGGAGGTGGTGCTCACCTCCCGGCCACGCGTCATCGCCCTGCCCCCGTTCAGCGTTTCCAG GATTGTGACTCCAGACTTGCTGGCAGAGCCGCCCCTCGGGCTGCATCAAGCAGAGGTGCCCCGCCCGGTGGCGCCGCCCCCTACCAACACTCTGCAGATGTCAGCGCCTCGCCCCACGGACTTGCTGCTTTAA